A single Thermaerobacter sp. FW80 DNA region contains:
- a CDS encoding DUF6230 family protein, whose protein sequence is MPHVATTGTFSWRRFLVTFAMSMTVLAIMLFVMASQGIALAAPLAGIGGVVLEFDRLEGQGFQLLPVTNDTDRAAGVPMARAKIDRLVITDLHMYKDLKVGGKTVRVSITASPVEISGLVQDMTYQQAGSIAFTQQTVDEQRGANPLSMTAPGVVIEDARIIAHYLFQNKAKLPGMKLEVKVID, encoded by the coding sequence ATGCCCCACGTGGCCACCACGGGGACCTTCTCCTGGAGGCGCTTCTTGGTGACCTTCGCCATGTCCATGACGGTGCTGGCCATCATGCTCTTCGTCATGGCGTCCCAGGGGATCGCCCTGGCGGCGCCGCTGGCCGGCATCGGCGGCGTCGTGCTGGAGTTCGACCGCCTCGAAGGACAGGGCTTCCAGCTGCTGCCCGTCACCAACGACACCGACCGGGCCGCCGGCGTCCCCATGGCGCGGGCCAAGATCGACCGGCTGGTGATCACCGACCTGCACATGTACAAAGACCTCAAGGTCGGGGGCAAGACGGTCCGGGTGAGCATCACCGCGTCACCGGTGGAGATCAGCGGGCTGGTCCAGGACATGACCTACCAGCAGGCGGGATCCATCGCCTTCACCCAACAGACCGTCGACGAGCAGCGCGGCGCGAATCCCCTGTCGATGACGGCACCGGGCGTGGTCATCGAAGATGCCCGGATCATCGCCCACTACCTGTTCCAGAACAAGGCCAAGCTGCCCGGCATGAAGCTAGAGGTCAAGGTCATCGACTAG